A single region of the Streptomyces caelestis genome encodes:
- a CDS encoding DMT family transporter → MNILLSVAFVLCWSSGFIGAKLGAGNASAITVLMWRFLPLAVVLVAVAVVARTAWRGLTARDVTRQAVIGVLSQSGYLLSVYYAIQLGVSSGTTALIDGVQPLVAGALAGPLLGQYVSGRQWIGLGLGLSGVAVVTLADAAAGTGVAWWAYVVPLIGMLSLVAATFLESRSRSRVAPSVSLTVHCATSAVLFSVLALSTGSAAPPAESGFWVAVAWLVGLSTFGGYGLYWLILKRSGVTKVNTLMFLMAPVTAVWGAMVFGEPFGVQTALGLAVCLAAVVVVHRGGGRKDRKDTAVTAARGEPEEKRWPRAPGSA, encoded by the coding sequence GTGAACATCCTGCTCTCCGTCGCCTTCGTCCTCTGCTGGAGCTCCGGGTTCATCGGGGCCAAGCTCGGTGCGGGCAACGCGTCCGCGATCACGGTCCTGATGTGGCGGTTCCTGCCGCTGGCCGTCGTCCTCGTCGCCGTCGCCGTCGTCGCGCGCACGGCCTGGCGGGGGCTCACCGCCCGGGACGTGACCCGGCAGGCCGTCATCGGCGTGCTGTCGCAGAGCGGCTATCTGCTCAGCGTCTACTACGCCATCCAGCTCGGCGTCTCCAGTGGCACGACGGCCCTGATCGACGGTGTCCAGCCCCTCGTCGCCGGGGCCCTCGCGGGGCCGCTGCTGGGGCAGTACGTCTCGGGCCGGCAGTGGATCGGCCTGGGTCTGGGGCTGAGCGGCGTCGCCGTGGTCACCCTGGCCGACGCCGCGGCCGGGACCGGCGTGGCCTGGTGGGCGTACGTCGTCCCGCTGATCGGCATGCTGTCCCTGGTCGCGGCCACGTTCCTGGAGAGCCGGTCCCGCTCGCGGGTCGCTCCCTCGGTGTCGCTGACCGTCCACTGCGCCACCAGCGCCGTCCTCTTCTCCGTGCTCGCCCTGAGCACCGGATCCGCCGCGCCGCCCGCGGAGAGCGGGTTCTGGGTGGCCGTCGCCTGGCTCGTGGGTCTGTCCACGTTCGGCGGGTACGGGCTGTACTGGCTCATCCTGAAGCGCTCCGGGGTGACGAAGGTGAACACGCTGATGTTCCTCATGGCCCCGGTCACGGCCGTCTGGGGCGCGATGGTGTTCGGTGAGCCGTTCGGCGTGCAGACCGCTCTCGGCCTGGCCGTCTGCCTGGCGGCCGTGGTCGTCGTCCACCGCGGTGGGGGCCGGAAGGACCGGAAGGACACGGCTGTGACCGCCGCACGGGGCGAGCCGGAGGAAAAGCGGTGGCCCCGGGCCCCCGGGAGCGCCTAA
- a CDS encoding TetR/AcrR family transcriptional regulator, with protein sequence MGTTAETPRRITMTPAARRALDAAARLFYERGIHAVGVDLIAAEAGVTKKTLYDRFGSKEQIVVEYLADRDERWRAFLAERLDAARPEPGERVLAVFDASRAWAAELSPKGCSMVNAHAEISDPAHPAHPVITGQKQWMLALFTRLASDIAPERADALARALMLLHEGALVAHGLGIFPDAVAHAREQARALLA encoded by the coding sequence ATGGGTACCACCGCCGAGACCCCGCGCCGGATCACGATGACGCCCGCGGCCCGTCGCGCCCTGGACGCGGCCGCCCGGCTGTTCTACGAGCGCGGCATCCACGCCGTCGGAGTCGACCTCATCGCCGCCGAGGCCGGGGTCACGAAGAAGACCCTCTACGACCGGTTCGGCTCCAAGGAGCAGATCGTCGTGGAGTACCTCGCGGACCGCGACGAGCGCTGGCGGGCCTTCCTGGCCGAACGCCTCGACGCGGCCCGGCCGGAGCCGGGGGAGCGAGTCCTGGCGGTCTTCGACGCCTCGCGCGCGTGGGCCGCCGAGCTCAGCCCCAAGGGGTGCAGCATGGTCAACGCCCACGCGGAGATCAGCGACCCCGCCCACCCGGCCCACCCGGTCATCACCGGGCAGAAGCAGTGGATGCTCGCCCTCTTCACCCGCCTCGCTTCGGACATCGCCCCCGAGCGGGCCGACGCCCTGGCCCGGGCGCTGATGCTGCTGCACGAGGGCGCGCTCGTCGCGCACGGCCTGGGCATCTTCCCGGACGCCGTCGCCCACGCCCGCGAACAGGCACGCGCGCTCCTCGCGTAG
- a CDS encoding YdeI/OmpD-associated family protein yields MTDSGDPLFFATAADLDSWLTAHPGPHPGLWVKVAKKGSGIPSVSAADVNDVALCHGWITGQRKGLDASSYLQRITPRRSGSLWSMVNVRRVEELAAAGRMRPGGLAEVTAARADGRWEAAYASQQEAEVPEDLAAALERSPRAAAAFEALGRTDRYLAMLGVLRARTPRSRAAQVAAAIARLEAGRKGR; encoded by the coding sequence ATGACCGACTCCGGAGACCCGCTCTTCTTCGCGACCGCCGCCGACCTTGACTCCTGGCTGACGGCGCACCCCGGCCCGCATCCCGGCCTCTGGGTCAAGGTCGCCAAGAAGGGGTCGGGCATCCCCTCCGTCAGCGCCGCCGACGTCAACGACGTGGCGCTGTGCCACGGGTGGATCACCGGGCAGCGCAAGGGACTCGACGCGTCGTCCTACCTCCAGAGGATCACCCCGCGGCGCTCCGGCAGTCTCTGGTCCATGGTCAACGTCCGGCGGGTCGAGGAGCTGGCCGCCGCCGGGCGGATGCGGCCCGGCGGACTCGCGGAGGTGACGGCGGCGCGGGCGGACGGACGGTGGGAGGCGGCGTACGCGTCCCAGCAGGAGGCCGAGGTCCCGGAGGACCTCGCGGCGGCACTGGAGCGCAGCCCGCGGGCCGCGGCGGCCTTCGAGGCGCTCGGACGGACGGACCGGTACCTGGCGATGCTCGGCGTGCTGCGCGCCCGGACCCCGCGGAGCCGGGCGGCGCAGGTCGCGGCGGCGATCGCCAGGCTGGAGGCCGGCCGGAAGGGCCGATAG